In Gossypium hirsutum isolate 1008001.06 chromosome D06, Gossypium_hirsutum_v2.1, whole genome shotgun sequence, one genomic interval encodes:
- the LOC107923508 gene encoding probable disease resistance protein At1g12290 has product MHDVIREMALWIACELEVKENNFFVKAGAQLLEEPDAKTWEGAKRMSIMSNQMKVLRETPKCPNLRTLFLRENNLQVISDGFFQFMPHLTVLNLSRNYGLEELPKGISQLISLECLDLSSTGIRELPIELKSLTKLKMLDLSNMLFIGKMKIPRQLISSFSKLQVFKLRPLINRDYPDEEEDNVLNGVNENLIKELKCLQHLNVLSIPPIKSVFALERFLSFNLFRCSIETLELLEFRDSNVFNVLCLENMARLEKLCFKDCASMEEIKIEKLLSSVSSNINYISQFHTLSHVIIDGCGKLTDTTWLIFVPNLRFLSISWCFKMEEILSKGKLGEVADKVGIPYPKPFLKLEMLKLCVLPELKSIYWDVLPFPFLKHFCVWGDCSKLKKLPLNSDSAKGNHITIEGRKDWWEEVEWENETTRDIFLPSLRFPPY; this is encoded by the coding sequence ATGCATGATGTGATCCGTGAGATGGCTTTATGGATAGCATGTGAGCTTGAAGTAAAAgagaataatttttttgtaaaagcaGGGGCTCAATTGCTTGAAGAACCAGATGCTAAGACATGGGAAGGTGCAAAAAGAATGTCAATAATGAGCAATCAGATGAAAGTTCTCAGAGAAACACCTAAATGCCCTAACCTTCGAACTTTGTTTCTTAGAGAAAATAATCTACAAGTGATCAGCGATGGCTTCTTCCAATTTATGCCGCATCTAACTGTTCTAAACTTGTCAAGAAACTATGGTTTAGAAGAATTGCCTAAGGGAATTTCACAATTGATTTCACTAGAATGTCTTGATCTATCCTCAACTGGCATAAGAGAGTTGCCAATAGAGTTGAAATCCTTGACAAAACTGAAAATGTTGGACTTGAGCAACATGCTATTTATCGGGAAGATGAAAATCCCACGACAACTGATATCTAGTTTTTCCAAGTTGCAAGTATTCAAATTGCGGCCGCTGATAAATAGAGATTATCCAGATGAAGAGGAAGACAATGTTCTAAATGGGGTTAATGAAAATCTTATAAAGGAACTGAAATGTTTGCAACATTTGAACGTACTAAGTATACCACCAATCAAAAGCGTGTTTGCTTTAGAAAGATTTCTGAGCTTCAACTTGTTTCGATGCAGCATCGAAACACTAGAGCTGCTGGAGTTTAGAGACTCAAATGTGTTTAATGTTTTATGCTTAGAAAACATGGCACGTCTAGAGAAATTATGCTTCAAGGATTGTGCAAGTATGGAGGAGATAAAAATTGAAAAGCTACTGAGCTCAGTTTCTTCgaatattaattatatttcacAGTTTCACACATTGAGCCACGTTATAATTGATGGTTGTGGCAAATTGACAGACACCACTTGGCTGATTTTTGTTCCAAATCTAAGGTTTCTTTCTATAAGTTGGTGCTTTAAAATGGAAGAAATATTGAGCAAGGGAAAACTTGGTGAAGTTGCAGATAAGGTTGGAATTCCATATCCTAAACCGTTTCTGAAGCTTGAAATGCTCAAGTTATGTGTTCTACCAGAATTGAAGAGCATATACTGGGATGTCCTACCCTTCCCATTTCTGAAACATTTTTGCGTATGGGGTGATTGCTCAAAATTGAAGAAACTTCCTCTCAATTCTGACAGTGCAAAAGGGAATCATATCACCATCGAAGGAAGAAAAGATTGGTGGGAAGAGGTAGAATGGGAGAATGAAACCACTCGAGACATTTTTTTACCTTCTTTAAGATTTCCTCCTTACTGA
- the LOC107923744 gene encoding putative receptor-like protein 8: MESKGLTMVLIVLSLGAGLCDGCLEDERLALFQLKPFFHFIDHRVQYLNYDDSVEEKESSSDCCEWERVVCNPTSGRITHLSLDVPYVETSYDLVDIVEYNYMGSQEENYWYLNASLFLPFEELQNLSLRGNSVAGCIVNQGFERFSSRLNKLEILDLSENYFNNSILTSLSGLSSLNSLNLANNKFTGSNSTYGKANL; encoded by the exons ATGGAGTCGAAAGGGTTGACGATGGTGCTTATAGTGTTATCATTGGGAGCTGGGTTGTGTGATGGTTGCTTAGAGGACGAAAGATTGGCTCTCTTCCAACTCAAACCTTTCTTCCATTTCATTGATCACAGGGTTCAATATCTAAATTATGATGACTCGGTGGAGGAAAAAGAAAGTTCATCAGATTGTTGTGAGTGGGAAAGGGTTGTGTGCAATCCGACTAGTGGACGAATCACTCATCTTTCTCTTGATGTTCCATATGTAGAAACCTCCTATGATTTAGTTGATATTGTTGAGTACAACTACATGGGGAGTCAGGAGGAGAACTATTGGTATCTCAACGCCTCTTTGTTTCTTCCTTTTGAGGAATTACAAAATCTTTCTTTACGTGGAAATTCCGTAGCCGGTTGCATTGTCAATCAAG GTTTTGAAAGGTTCTCATCAAGATTGAACAAGTTGGAGATTCTTGACTTAAGTGAAAACTATTTCAACAATAGCATTTTGACATCCTTAAGTGGACTTTCATCACTCAATTCGTTAAACCTAGCAAACAATAAATTCACAGGATCAAATTCTACTTACGGTAAGGCTAACCTTTAA
- the LOC107923221 gene encoding uncharacterized protein, whose amino-acid sequence MLMALFNFRIGRSSAENESPSPSHYHAAVLPPKLPIQNCVVSPYYHHLSGLHWRDRRVLYTASLLLLAALLFIFWPSDPEVKIARLHVNHMQVHTAPIVAVDISLVMTLKVRNWDVYSMDITRFEVAVGYRGKTLGHVTSEHGHVRARGSSYVEAVLELNGVEVFSDVVYMLEDLARGTVPFDTVTQVVGWLGFSFVKFPLKAKILCEIVINRTNQAIIRQNCYHPEMDLETVGGYPK is encoded by the exons ATGTTAATGGCTCTCTTCAATTTCAGAATCGGACGATCATCGGCAGAAAACGAATCCCCATCGCCGTCCCACTACCATGCAGCCGTTTTGCCACCCAAACTGCCGATTCAAAACTGCGTTGTTTCGCCATACTACCACCACCTGAGTGGACTCCACTGGCGTGACCGTCGGGTACTATACACGGCCTCCTTGTTGTTATTAGCCGCCTTGTTGTTCATCTTCTGGCCTTCCGATCCCGAAGTTAAGATCGCACGGTTGCACGTAAACCACATGCAAGTTCACACAGCTCCGATCGTAGCAGTGGATATATCTTTGGTGATGACTTTGAAAGTGAGGAATTGGGATGTGTATTCAATGGATATCACCAGGTTCGAGGTGGCGGTAGGGTACAGAGGGAAGACACTGGGGCACGTGACATCGGAGCACGGTCACGTGAGGGCGAGGGGTTCGTCGTACGTGGAGGCAGTGCTTGAGCTTAACGGGGTTGAGGTGTTTTCCGACGTCGTTTATATGCTGGAAGATTTGGCTAGAGGGACTGTTCCCTTTGATACTGTTACGCAAGTTGTGGGCTGGCTTGGCTTTTCATTCGTTAAATTCCCTTTGAAG GCAAAAATATTATGTGAAATTGTGATAAATAGAACCAATCAAGCTATCATCCGTCAAAATTGTTACCATCCAG AAATGGACTTGGAAACAGTAGGTGGATATCCGAAATGA
- the LOC107922888 gene encoding probable disease resistance protein At1g52660 has translation MGNCCSIQIDFENFLLRGWVCIVGHANYVCKLKQTLPTLSAALQELRAQRNDMQREVDVAEQRLLEPFEQVQLWLSKAETMITKAEKLIEDSPRQMNYLCLGSCASKNFLSSYKFGKNVTKMLQEINDHVSKGAFKKVAESKPSASVVVRPEEQPIGLESTIEKVWSCIVDKDVGIIGLYGLGGVGKTTLLTQINNKFSTTPDKFDVVIWALVSKDYNVAKIQDKIGGNIGFWDTSWKSKSVDEKAVDIYGVLRNKRFVILLDDLWERVDLNKVGIPKPSQENGSKLIFTARSLEVCGEMEARKRIKVECLEPEKAWELFQAKVGDETLNSHPNIWKLAEQVVERCGGLPLALITIGHAMACKVTTLSTLFLMHAYWKELEKIM, from the coding sequence ATGGGCAATTGCTGCTCAATACAAATTGATTTCGAGAATTTCCTCCTTCGTGGCTGGGTTTGCATTGTTGGCCATGCCAATTACGTGTGCAAGCTTAAACAAACTCTTCCAACTTTATCTGCTGCTCTTCAAGAACTGAGGGCACAAAGAAACGACATGCAACGGGAGGTTGATGTGGCTGAACAACGACTATTGGAGCCATTTGAGCAAGTTCAACTATGGCTTTCAAAAGCGGAAACTATGATAACAAAGGCGGAAAAGTTGATTGAAGATAGCCCTCGACAAATGAACTACTTGTGTCTTGGCAGCTGTGCTTCCAAGAATTTCCTATCTAGCTACAAGTTTGGGAAAAATGTAACCAAAATGCTTCAAGAAATAAATGATCACGTGAGTAAAGGAGCTTTCAAGAAGGTAGCAGAGAGTAAGCCCTCAGCTTCAGTGGTGGTAAGACCCGAAGAACAGCCAATTGGTCTAGAATCCACAATTGAAAAGGTATGGAGCTGCATCGTGGACAAAGATGTGGGGATCATTGGCCTGTATGGCTTAGGGGGTGTTGGCAAGACAACACTCTTGACCCAAATCAACAACAAGTTCAGCACCACGCCAGACAAGTTTGATGTTGTAATTTGGGCCCTTGTGTCTAAAGATTACAATGTCGCAAAGATTCAAGATAAGATTGGTGGGAATATTGGTTTTTGGGATACATCCTGGAAAAGTAAAAGTGTTGACGAGAAAGCTGTAGATATCTACGGGGTCCTGCGAAACAAGAGATTTGTTATATTATTGGATGATTTATGGGAGAGGGTGGATTTGAACAAAGTTGGGATACCAAAGCCAAGCCAAGAAAATGGTTCCAAACTTATTTTCACTGCTCGATCTTTGGAGGTATGTGGTGAAATGGAAGCTAGAAAAAGAATCAAAGTGGAGTGCCTAGAACCTGAAAAGGCCTGGGAATTATTCCAAGCCAAGGTCGGAGATGAAACACTTAACAGCCATCCAAATATTTGGAAACTAGCTGAACAAGTAGTAGAAAGGTGTGGTGGGCTGCCTCTTGCATTAATTACAATTGGTCATGCCATGGCATGCAAGGTGACCACATTATCAACTCTCTTCTTAATGCATGCCTATTGGAAAGAGTTGGAGAAGATTATGTGA